In Triticum urartu cultivar G1812 chromosome 6, Tu2.1, whole genome shotgun sequence, the following proteins share a genomic window:
- the LOC125517128 gene encoding ergosterol biosynthetic protein 28-like yields the protein MGAAGRKLVALPALGWWLVVVGAVRLVFAWSGFFDAWAVRSGTYSNTHVTDVHARTVGVWTLLSCTLCFLCAFNLDNKPLCAATLLSFVYAYGHFVAEYLVYRTITAASLGTLGFFAVPSIIWTLVHWRNTLGYRATKRS from the exons ATGGGTGCCGCTGGGCGGAAGTTGGTCGCGCTACCGGCGCTCGGGTGGTGGCTCGTGGTGGTCGGCGCCGTCCGCCTCGTCTTCGCCTGGTCCGGCTTCTTCGACGCCTGGGCGGTCCGCTCCGGCACCTACTCCAACACGCACG TGACTGATGTGCATGCGCGTACCGTTGGGGTGTGGACGCTTCTGTCGTGCACCCTCTGCTTCCTCTGCGCCTTCAACCTCGACAACAAGCCGCTCTGCGCCGCAACTCTCTTGTCCTTCGTCTACGCCTATGGCCATTTCGTCGCGGAGTACCTGGTGTACCGTACCATCACCGCAGCAAGCCTCGGCACGCTCGGCTTCTTTGCAG TCCCATCGATCATATGGACGCTAGTCCATTGGAGGAACACTCTTGGCTACCGTGCTACGAAGCGGTCATGA